The sequence TCCATACGATCGCCTTACTTCACTGACATTGAACAATCACCAAATCGTACTTTCCGAGCGAGGGCGGTTCGGGTGAACGCCGGCGCCCGTTCATGTTCAGCGGCCCCCTCGGCCGGCTTGATCGAGGGCGCGGGTGGTCAAAATCCGTGTTCGGGCAAGACGTCGATGAACCGCGGCGCCAGCGTGCGACTCTCGACGAACGCGTATCCGCGCTCGTAATTGTTTTCGTAGGTGAGGTTCACCTCGGTATCCGGGCCCCGCCAGTTGAACTGCTGGTTCAACCCGCGCATCATCGAGCCGGGAGTCCGGTCGGCCGGGCCGAATTGCGTTTCAAGATAGGCCAGAATCTGCGCATGGGTCTGGGCGCTGCGATAGCGGACGGCGGCGCGCGCGAATTGCCCGTTAAAGGCCGTGAGCCGCACGATATCGGGCTTGGCGTCCCCTAACTGGGGAGGACCGTTCTTGAATTCATACGTTTGAATGCGGTCCCCGGACTCGACCTGGACGAGCCCCGGAACATCGGCCAGCTTGGCCCCCCAGCGGATGCCCAGGAACCCGTTCGGGTCTTGGGCCATCTCGCCGGCCGGTGCGGAGGCCGGTGTAAGGACGAAGACGCACAGGGTGAAGCTGATCAGCCGAGCGAATCCGGCAAGCGGGGCGGTCATGAGCGACCTCCGGAACATCGCGTGCCTCGCCGAAAACAAAAAACTCCTACCGCCGGAACGGCGAGTAGGAGTCATCAGCCGGCTCAGAAGAAAGTATGATTTGGTCCCTTACTTCACCAAATCAAGCAATCACCAAATCGTACTTTCCCAGGGAGGCGGCGGTTAGGGTGAACTCCATCACCTTGAAAGCTGTGTGATGGACAGTTCCTACACGAAGCCGGGGAACCTGTCAACCGACGACAGTCGTCATGAGCGCGAGGCGGTCGCCCGTGTATCATGAAAATCGCCTCCTCCCCGAAACCCTCCCCCTTCAAGGTGGAGGGGAGGGTGGGGGGCAAGCTGACGGCTGCGGGCTGATGGCCGACCGCTGACAACTCTTTCCAACGCGGGAAATGCCGTGGAACGGCTGCGGCGGCCGCCGGGGCTATGACGGCAAAAAAGCCGGATGGGGTGTACAATGATACAAGAAAACAGGGTCGTCGAGGATCAAAACGAAAGGAGGGCGGCCATGGGACTCTTGAGAACAATCGGACTTGGGGCGCTGATTTTGGTCGCGGTCGGGTGCGCCGTCGCATCCGATCCCGTCGTGGCGCGGTGCGGATCGGACTATACCTGTCTCCGGGACACGATGTTCCAATACCGTCAACAAGCGGCGGAGCTCAGCGCGCTGGCTCAACGGTATGAGCTGGAGGCGCAGGCCAAGGCCAGGGAGATGGGACAGGATGCGGAACAGGTGGCCAAGAGCCGCGAGATGGCGAAGCAATTGAGGGCCGAAGCCCGACAGGCGGATGAACTGGCGCGCGATGCTCAGCGGCAACTTCCGCACAACATGAAGTATTAACCGTGTCCCTGATGCGGACTACCCTCCGTCGGAGTGGACGGGGAGAGAGTCCGCCCGCCGGCAGGTGGTCTGCGAGCGAAGCCGTCGGCAACTGACGAGCGAAGGGCCCGCACGGTCGGCGAGTTGTACGGACGGAACGGCGGCCGCCGGGCTCGTGGAACGTTGGGCGGAGACGTCAAGCTCGGCGCGAAACGGAAGAAGGCGATGCTCGACGATGCACTGCTGTCGGGCTTCCAGAGATAAACTGGTCAGCGAACAGTAGAGCGCGAGGGCCTTGATCAATCGGGCCGAAGCGGCCTCCTGTTCGCGCAGCGCCTCGCGGAACGACGCATCCGTGTAAAAAGGCCCTGCGCAGCCCCCCAAGAATAACCACAGCATCACCAACACTGCGGCTGCCGGTTTCTTCATGGGATCGCCCTCCCGGTGCGGGCCGTCGCAGGCATAAAAAAACGCCCTTTCGGCCCGTCATGACCAAAAGGACGTCGTTGTCCTGCTCGCGCGCGACGAGGCAAGACGCCGTTGTCTTCCCCGTCGGCCTGTCCTGGAACGAGCGCCTATATAGCAAAGTAGCCGCGCGGCTGTCAAGGCAAGAAAAGGGGTCGGGAGTCTTTATTTGCATCAAGGCAGGCCAACCGGCACACGCTTAATTCTCAATAAAGACTCCCGACCCCTTTTCTTGCCTTGTTCGCTCAGTTCGGCCGTGCAGCCGGGGTCGGGGTGGCCGCGCTGGAGGTAGGCGCGACGGTGAACCGCATCGTCCCGATCAACGACACCGGGCTCACCTGCTCGCCGACGTGGATCTCCACTTTGTACCGGCCGGGTTTCCAGCCGCCTTGGGGTGGGAACAGCTTGAGGTACCCGCTCTCATCTTCGGTGGCGATGTACACCGTGTCGCGGGTCAGCTCGACCGTGGGGTCGAGTCCGACAACCTCCTCGGGAAAGCAGACGCCGATGATCAGGAAGGACTGGTAGTGTTGATGCAAACGAAACACGATGAACACCGGCTTGGAATCCGACCGGTATTCCGTGGTGGGGTTGATCGGGACGAATTCATTTTGCCGCCGGAAGCCCAGTTCCTCCTCGAACCCTTCCGTCATCTCAATGGATCGGAACATCCCCTCAGGAGGCGCGTCAAAGTTATAGGGTTTCACGTCCTCAAGCCGGTTTTGAAACTGGTCGATCGGCACGTTGCGCGTCAGCGGCAGATCTTCAGCCCAGCACACCGGCGCGGCGAACAACACGCTTGCAATGACCTGAATAAACGACCCGCCGGCCCCTCGCTTCGCGCCTCTCGCCATAATCATGTTGGTACACCCTGCCGATTATGGCTGTCAAGCAAGACACTAGCGATCAGTCCCCACCCTTTCTTCCCCCAAGTTGGGGGAGGGCTAGAGAGAGGGCTCGGTTGCGGCTCGCCGAAGGCATTTGTTAAAATTCGCTCCCGCCGCGGGCCGCGGGACTGGCGTGACGGGCTTGTCTCGCCATTCACGCGAGTCTCGCGCGTCACGCGTCACGTCCTTTGTCCGTGGCCGGGTGAGTCATGCTGCAAGACCTCGACGCCCTGCCCCAACCGATCGGCGAGTATAAGCCGGTCGATCACTGGCAGGCCCATATCAACGACCTCTTCTATCGCCTCCGGGGCGATCAGCTCCGCAACTACTACCAAACCTTCGCCTCCGCCGACTACCGGCTCGCGCACGCGCTGGCGCAGGATTATTTCTCGCGGGTCTGCGCCCGCGAGAAAGTTCGAAGTTCGAAGTCCGAAGTTCGAAGTCCCAACCTCGACCCTCGACCCTCGAACCTGATCGTTCACGAATGGGGTCCCGGCAACGGCAACCTGGCGGCCTGCTTCCTGAGCCACCTGCAGCGCCTCGACAGCGAGGGGCGCGTCTATCCGAGGGTGCGCTATGTGTTGGTGGACACGCATCCGGCGACCCTGGAGCAGGCCAAGGCGCATCCCGACCTGGCGCCGCATCGGGATCGGGTGGACACGCTCTGCGCCGATGTGGCGAACCTGGCTTCGGTGAAGGACGGCACAGTCGATCGGATCATCTGCAACGAGCTGTGGAACGACCTGCCCACCAAACTGATGGCGAGAAAGGAAGGGGAAATCGAAGAGGAGCACCTCCGCCCCAACTTGAGCGAAGCGAAACACGCGCAGATCACGGACTGGTCGGGGTTCGTGCGGGCCTTCGACGCCAAGGACGCAGAAACCCTGAAGCAGTTCCCGCCGTTCTTTGAAGACATCATCTGGGAAAAGGAGTACCACAAGGTCGAGTGGAAGGACACGCCCTACCGCAAGACCATCGTCGAGTTCCTTAAGCAGATCGACGAGCAGGTGCTCGTGCCCGTGAATCTCGGCGCGTTCGCGACGCTGAAGGAAGCCAAGCGGATCCTCGCGCCGGACGCCGTCGGGTTCAGCAGCTTCGACGCCGGCGCGGCCGAGCTCAAGGTCTTGAACGACCCCGACAAGCCCTGCTACGGCCAGTTCGGCGGCCAATACAGCTTCATGATCAATTTCCCCTTGGTGGAGGCGGTGGCCAAACAGCTCGGCGTCGCCTCGGTCGTCGTGGAAGCCCAGCGGGAATTCGTCGGGCGCAGCCTGAACACCAACGTCATGACCCTCATGGACCTCCTGGCCGCCCATCCGTCCGCCGGGAAGAAGCTGGAGCCCTGGGAGCGGGACCGCCTGGTCATCAAGACGATCCGCGCGCTCAACGAGACGATCCAAAGCCCCTATGAGCGCAAGCTGGACTTCCCGATCCGCCCGGAAACGCCCCCCGAAGAACGGGAGACCCTGCAGGGGATCCTGCTCGCCTTGAAGAAGGACGGCGTGCCCGACACCGTCGCCTACCTCACGGAAGACGAACTCTATCGAGCCATCCCGGACCTGGAGGCGATCGGCTACGATCGGGAATCCATCCAAATGGCGCTCGAAGCTCCCCTCAGCGACATCGAGTATTTCCACCTGTTTTTCACGCTGAAGTAGCGCAGAGCCCCCTGACCATGATTGCTCTCCCCACTGGGGAGAGGGCAAGGGAGAGGGGGCTCTGCGCTCCCCGCTGCTCACCCAAAACACGGAACCTCAAGAAACTCCTTGACTATTTGGGAAAACTTTTATAGCCTCACCCCCGTTCGTGTAGGAAAAGTCCCTCCTTCGCGTGAAGGAACCGACGGTTGACCGCTACGCGAACGGACGGTGGGTACCCGAGGGACGCTGAAGAACACAGCAACGACGACACTCACGGAAGAGAAAAATACAGGCACGCGATGTTCGGTTCGTTCGGCTGGATGGAATTGCTGCTGATCTTGATCATCGTGCTGATTATTTTCGGCGCGGGCAAGATTCCGCAGCTCGGCGAAGGGTTGGGCAAGGCGATCAAGGGATTCAAGAAGTCCGTCAACGAGCCGGACGCGATCGACGTGACGGCGCAGGCGGACCAGGCGCAGGCCACCCAACCGGCCCAACCGAACCAGATTGCCCAGACACAGGCCGCGCCGGCGCAGCAGTCCCAAGCGCCGCCGCAACCCGGCGTGTCAACTCCCCAGCCGACGGAACAGCAGAAGCAGGCGTGAGGGGGAAGGGGTGAGGGGGAAGGCGGTAAGACCCGGGAGACATCACCGCACGTTTCACGCATCACGCATGACGCATCACGCATCACGCATAACGGTCTCTAAAGATGTTCGGCCTCGGCGCGGGCGAGATTCTCATCATTTTGATCATCGCCTTTCTGTTGTTCGGGCCCAAGCAATTGCCTGAAGTCGGCCGGCAGGTCGGCAAAGCGGTCAAGGGCTTCAAGGAAACGGCGGACGATCTCCGGAAGACGGTCGAGCCGGAGATCAACCTGATCCAGCAGGAAGTCAAGATGGTCGAGCAGGACTTCGAAGCCTCGATGAAAGAAGCCGAGGAGGAGATCAACGCGGCGACCGATCCGTCAAAAGCGGCGAACAGCGAACAGAAAACAGCGAATACCTGACCCCTCCCTCACCCCAACCCTCTCCCACGGCGGGAGAGGGATTTCTGCTCGTTCCCTCTCCCACGGGGGGAGGGTGTTGTGCTTATTCCCTCTCCCCGGGCGGGAGAGGGTCAGGGTGAGGGGGAAACTCAGCACTCATCACTCAGCACTCTTCAAGGAAGGGAGGTGACGCGAACTGAAAAGCGAACAGCAAATAGCAAAGAGCGCCGGTTTCCTTCGCTGCGTGCTACTAGCTGCTCGCTCCTAGCTTTTCTTGATGAACGGAGGCGTGGGCACACTCGCCTCCGAGCGACACGTCGCAGAAAAACAACACGGACGTTGCATCGTAGTGGGATTGGCGCGAGGCACGTGGCTAGAGGCGAGAGGGCAGATGCCCCGAGCCCCGAGCCGCTCGCCCCGGGCCGATAATGAACAGGAGGAACACTA comes from Nitrospirota bacterium and encodes:
- a CDS encoding SAM-dependent methyltransferase; amino-acid sequence: MLQDLDALPQPIGEYKPVDHWQAHINDLFYRLRGDQLRNYYQTFASADYRLAHALAQDYFSRVCAREKVRSSKSEVRSPNLDPRPSNLIVHEWGPGNGNLAACFLSHLQRLDSEGRVYPRVRYVLVDTHPATLEQAKAHPDLAPHRDRVDTLCADVANLASVKDGTVDRIICNELWNDLPTKLMARKEGEIEEEHLRPNLSEAKHAQITDWSGFVRAFDAKDAETLKQFPPFFEDIIWEKEYHKVEWKDTPYRKTIVEFLKQIDEQVLVPVNLGAFATLKEAKRILAPDAVGFSSFDAGAAELKVLNDPDKPCYGQFGGQYSFMINFPLVEAVAKQLGVASVVVEAQREFVGRSLNTNVMTLMDLLAAHPSAGKKLEPWERDRLVIKTIRALNETIQSPYERKLDFPIRPETPPEERETLQGILLALKKDGVPDTVAYLTEDELYRAIPDLEAIGYDRESIQMALEAPLSDIEYFHLFFTLK
- the tatA gene encoding twin-arginine translocase TatA/TatE family subunit; protein product: MFGSFGWMELLLILIIVLIIFGAGKIPQLGEGLGKAIKGFKKSVNEPDAIDVTAQADQAQATQPAQPNQIAQTQAAPAQQSQAPPQPGVSTPQPTEQQKQA
- the tatA gene encoding twin-arginine translocase TatA/TatE family subunit, with amino-acid sequence MFGLGAGEILIILIIAFLLFGPKQLPEVGRQVGKAVKGFKETADDLRKTVEPEINLIQQEVKMVEQDFEASMKEAEEEINAATDPSKAANSEQKTANT